In one Lolium rigidum isolate FL_2022 chromosome 3, APGP_CSIRO_Lrig_0.1, whole genome shotgun sequence genomic region, the following are encoded:
- the LOC124696025 gene encoding BTB/POZ and MATH domain-containing protein 2-like, translating into MSSATASDSVAPWYTASTVVARPLFGSHVFRIDGYSRTRRFGAGTCLTSATFSVGGHRWCIKYYPDDVYPPIITHRDELCIRLHHKDANRVKAQCKISLLDQEGNPTRLTYAGSRTFSDKAGHFGFHLYVKWKEFEESVCLKDDVFRVRCDVTVIKDVVTQDIPPRVVVPPSDMHQHLGRLLSAGDGADVTFQVGSETFAAHKYMLAARSSVFMAELFGPMKEKTSSSVRIDDMEARVFRALLHFVYTDSPPEMDKDDTVTMSQHLLVAADRYNLERLKLMCEEKLCKHIDIHTISTTLALAEQHGCRGLKEECFNFLKSPGMMKAVVATDGFEHLKNSCPSILQELVTKLAL; encoded by the coding sequence ATGTCCTCTGCGACTGCGAGTGATAGTGTGGCGCCGTGGTACACCGCGTCGACCGTCGTCGCGAGGCCCCTGTTCGGGTCCCACGTGTTCAGGATCGACGGGTACTCCCGAACAAGGCGATTCGGCGCCGGCACCTGCCTCACATCTGCGACGTTTTCCGTCGGAGGCCATCGCTGGTGTATCAAGTACTACCCCGATGATGTTTATCCACCTATCATCACACACCGTGATGAGCTATGCATCCGTCTTCATCACAAGGATGCCAATAGAGTCAAAGCGCAGTGCAAGATTTCTTTGCTCGACCAGGAAGGGAACCCAACCAGACTGACTTACGCTGGTAGTAGAACCTTCTCCGACAAAGCTGGGCATTTTGGTTTCCATCTATACGTCAAATGGAAAGAGTTTGAGGAATCTGTTTGTCTGAAAGATGATGTTTTCAGAGTGCGATGCGATGTCACCGTCATAAAGGACGTCGTCACGCAGGACATCCCACCGCGCGTCGTGGTGCCGCCGTCCGACATGCATCAGCATCTTGGCCGGCTTCTCTCGGCCGGCGATGGGGCCGACGTCACGTTTCAGGTGGGCAGTGAGACGTTTGCAGCACACAAATACATGCTTGCTGCTCGGTCATCGGTCTTCATGGCGGAGCTCTTTGGTCCGATGAAGGAGAAGACATCATCTTCCGTGCGGATCGACGACATGGAAGCTAGAGTGTTCAGAGCCCTGCTTCATTTCGTCTACACCGACTCTCCGCCTGAAATGGATAAAGACGACACAGTAACAATGTCCCAACATTTGCTTGTAGCAGCTGACAGGTATAACTTGGAACGGCTGAAGTTGATGTGTGAGGAAAAGTTGTGCAAGCACATCGACATACACACCATCTCGACTACATTGGCATTGGCTGAGCAGCATGGTTGCCGTGGGCTCAAGGAGGAGTGCTTCAATTTCCTCAAGTCTCCTGGCATGATGAAGGCGGTTGTggctaccgatggtttcgagcaTCTGAAGAACAGTTGCCCCTCCATTCTTCAGGAGCTGGTCACCAAGCTTGCTCTCTGA